GTTCCCGATTGCATAGGCAGCGTTTTTTGTACGACTACGTTTGCCGCCGAAAACAGTAAAACCTAAAATACTAACCAGAAAACGAATACGTGAGACCATGAAGTATTTGATTATTACAGAAGCCGATTGGCTGAGCCTGCGAGATGAAGTGCTGAGCCTTGCCGCATGTTGCCTGAAGGCTTTCGGAGAACCATCCAAACACACGGACTGGCTACACAACGGGGACGTCTGCCGACTGCTCGGCATCAGCAAACGCACTCTGCAACATTACCGGGATACGAACGTGCTACCTTTTGCGCAGATCGGGCATAAGTGCTATTACAAGCGGGAGGACGTGGAGCGACTACTCTGCGTGAAGTCTGACAAAACGACAAACACGAAAGCATGATGATGGAAGCGATTCAAGAGTTGAGTTTAGAGGCAGGCGAGATGCAGGTGGTCATCTCAGCCTTGCAACGAGTAAGAGGAAGGATTCGGGAAGTGTCCGAGACACACCGGCCACTCTTCTGTGGAGAGCATTTCCTCACGGGTAAAGAAGTATGTGAACGACTCTACATCAGCCCCCGTATATAATCCGCCAATCAAAAAGTACAAGGTTTCCAATCAAAAAGTACAAAAACGGGACGTGTTTTTCGCGCCCCGTTTTTTGTATCCCTTTCACACCTCGAAAGGGGGCATTTTCGCCCCTTTTGATCGTCTACTTTACTTCTTGGAAGGTTGTCGAGTAGATCAGATTGAACACGACGATCTTATTGCTGCGCGTCTGCATTGTGGCACGGCTGCGGCTGAGGGCGGAAACCGTATCGCCCAGCGTCTCACCTTGGAGGGCATCATGTAGCTTTTCCACCGTATCGAGCATTTGCAGGGCCATGTCGCGCACCTTTTCAGGGGCGTGGTTGTGCGTTTCGCCAGCCGGTGGAAAGGCCACGCGTAGGGTGATGTCAGCCATTACCAATTGCGTATTCACCTCCACGGCAAGGTCACGGCAATTCGTGTAGTCGATGCTCAGCAGACAGCAAGGCCATTCCACGGGCGGGCGTTCGCTGGATGCGCTCAGCTGCCCGCGGTCGAAGTCTATAAAACGAATCTCGGGCACACACTGCCCGATTCGGTCGCATAAAGCGATAAACAGTTCCTTATTCATTGCCTCTATTCTATTTGATTACAGTATGCCATCGATGGCCTCATCGAGACGCTTTTTGATGCGGTCGGCCATGTCTCGAGAATAGCCCATGAATTGCCGCTTGGGGATATTCATGTGACGCGTGTGCGCCTTTACCGTGCCCGGGGCGTCGCCGGCATCCACCTTTTTCTTATTCGCTTTGCCCTTCGTGCTGCGCACGTAGGACTGTATAGCCACATCCCCCTCGAACCCCTCATTGTGCACTTGTGCGTAGGGCACTTGGGCATTACCGGCTGAGATGACGACCTTATCCGGCCCCACGTAGGCGGGACGGATACTATTCATCAGATTACCGCTTTGCACCAATAGGGAGCCGCTCTTTTTCGGTCTGCCTGGTATCCACGGAGATCCATCGAACCCTTTCACCGCAAAGCGCTCTTTGTAATACTCTACGGCTGTCTCTGACACAATGGCAGGCGCAGTGCTCAAAATCTTTTCCGGTAACGCCTTCAAATAATTCTTGAACTCATCTATATCCATATTCTGTTCCCTGTTTC
The sequence above is drawn from the Tannerella serpentiformis genome and encodes:
- a CDS encoding helix-turn-helix domain-containing protein; translated protein: MKYLIITEADWLSLRDEVLSLAACCLKAFGEPSKHTDWLHNGDVCRLLGISKRTLQHYRDTNVLPFAQIGHKCYYKREDVERLLCVKSDKTTNTKA
- a CDS encoding phage virion morphogenesis protein, which codes for MDIDEFKNYLKALPEKILSTAPAIVSETAVEYYKERFAVKGFDGSPWIPGRPKKSGSLLVQSGNLMNSIRPAYVGPDKVVISAGNAQVPYAQVHNEGFEGDVAIQSYVRSTKGKANKKKVDAGDAPGTVKAHTRHMNIPKRQFMGYSRDMADRIKKRLDEAIDGIL